Within the Agromyces atrinae genome, the region CTCGAGCAGATCGGGGCCGTCGTCTCGGGCGCCGAGCTCCGCCGCATGATCGCGACCGTGCGACACGTCTACACCTCTCAGCCCGTCAAGGAGTACGCCGTCGCGCTCGTCCGTGCGACGCGTGACGACCGGGAGCTGCGGCTGGGCGCGAGCCCGCGCGCGACGCTCCAGCTCGTCCGCGCGGCGAAGGCGCTCGCCGCCATGCGCGGCCGCGACTTCGTGCTGCCCGACGACATCGACGAGCTCGCGCTCCCCGTGCTCGGGCACCGGCTCGTCCCGACGGCTCGCGCGCTCGGTCAGCACCACCTCGAGAGCGGTTCGCTCATTGACGGGATCGTGCATCGCATCGTGCAGGCGACTCCCGTTCCGCTCGGTGGAACGAAGCGAGACTGACGGAATGCCCCGACTGAGGCGGCTCCGGATGACGCGGTGGCCGAGGCCCACGCGCCGCGGGGTCGTGCTCGTGCTCGTCGGCGTCGTCCTCTTCGCGGTCGCCCTGTTCCTCGACCGGCGCGATCTGATCTTCCTCGCTCTCATCGGCGTCGCCCTGCCGCTCGTCGCTCTCGCCTTCGTCGCGTTGCGCCGAATGAGTCTGCACGTGTCGCGCGCATTCTCGCCGAGCGTCGTCTCGGCGGGAGGCACAGCGCGCGTCTCGCTCCTCGTCACGAACACGGGCCGCCGATCGACCGACTCCGCCCGGTGGAGGGACATCTCCCCGTTCGCGGCCGGGGATGATGCGAGCGGACCCGTCCCCGCACTCGGTCGCCACACGGGTGGCTCTCGCGGGGGAGATGACACGGTCGAGCTCTCGTACTCGATCGACCTCACGCGACGCGGTGTCTTCGGCGTCGGCCCCGTCGCCGTCACGATGAGCGACCCCTTCGGTCTGGCGACGTTCGACCGTGCGTTCGGCGAAGCGCACGACATCATCGTGACGCCGCGCGTGAGCGTGCTGGGAGGTCCGCGAGGCGGTGCGGCGGCGATCGATGGCGCTCTCCAGGAGCGACTGCGTCAGACGATGCCGAACTCCGACGAGCTCATCGCTCGCGAGTACCGACACGGAGATCCCTTGCGGCGTGTGAACTGGCCGGCGACGGCGCGCCACGGCGAACTCATGGTGCGGCAGGAGGAGCAGCGATCGAACCCGGGCGCCCGCCTCATCATCGACACGTCGATGTCGGGGCATCACCGCCACTCGGTCTTCGAGCACGCCGATCGGAGCGGTCACGTCGATGCCGGCTTCGAACGCGTCGTCGAGATGGCGGCGTCGGTGGGTGCACACCTGCTGCGCAGCGGTTTCCGACTCGAGGTCAGTGAGACGGGGCCGAGCATCCTCGAGCCGAGCGTCGAGCGCACGCGAGGCGGCCTCTTCGGCGACTCGCCCACGGAGTTCGCGATGCCTGGCGGCGATGCCGAGCTGCTCGAGAGCCTCGCTCACCTGCCGACGCCCACGGACCGCACCGACCGGCGCGATGCGCACGACGACGATCCACGGTCGGCCGTGCGAACGCCGCTCCGCGTGACACGCACCCCCGGTTTCGCCGTCCTCGCCGACATCGACCTCGACGAGGCCGATGCGCTCGCCGCGCTCGGAGTCGGCTTCGAGCCGGCGGTCGCCTTCGTCCTCTCCACGGTCGGTGAGGAGGCGCGCGAGAGGCTCGCCGCGTCAGGGTGGACGTGTGTGCCGCTCGGGTACGCCCAGGACCTCGAGTCGGTCTGGGAATCGGTCGACGTCTCGTCGGGGGTGGTCTCGAATGGCCGCTGACACCAGACGACGGGCTCCGGCGCGGAGCGGGATCGGTCTCGCCCTGGCGGCTCTGCTCCTCGTGCTCATCTCGTTGACGGCCCTTGCTCCGCTCCTCCAGGGCGCCGGGTGGTGGTGGTCGTCGGCGTTCTTCGCGAGCCTCATGCTGCTGGTTCCCGTGGGGCTCCGCGCCCTGCGTCTCCGCCGCGCCTGGATTCCCGTGGTCGACGCTCTGCTCCTCGTCGCGGCCCTGACGCTCTTCTTCGGCGGCGGATCGGGCTTCCTCGGGTTCATCCCGACCCCGGAGACGATCGGCGTCTTCAGCGCGCTCGTCGATTCAGGGGCCGCGTCGAT harbors:
- a CDS encoding DUF58 domain-containing protein is translated as MTRWPRPTRRGVVLVLVGVVLFAVALFLDRRDLIFLALIGVALPLVALAFVALRRMSLHVSRAFSPSVVSAGGTARVSLLVTNTGRRSTDSARWRDISPFAAGDDASGPVPALGRHTGGSRGGDDTVELSYSIDLTRRGVFGVGPVAVTMSDPFGLATFDRAFGEAHDIIVTPRVSVLGGPRGGAAAIDGALQERLRQTMPNSDELIAREYRHGDPLRRVNWPATARHGELMVRQEEQRSNPGARLIIDTSMSGHHRHSVFEHADRSGHVDAGFERVVEMAASVGAHLLRSGFRLEVSETGPSILEPSVERTRGGLFGDSPTEFAMPGGDAELLESLAHLPTPTDRTDRRDAHDDDPRSAVRTPLRVTRTPGFAVLADIDLDEADALAALGVGFEPAVAFVLSTVGEEARERLAASGWTCVPLGYAQDLESVWESVDVSSGVVSNGR